TAAAATACTCTTTATATTATGGTTGGATTGATGGTGGCGAAGGCACACTTACATTAAAAAAAGAAAAATTTAATAATAAAGAAGTATTACATTCAGTATTAACCGCCAATACAGTTGGGATAACCGATAAAATATACAGAGTAAAAGACATCTATGAAAGTTATATTGATATCGAAACAGACCTGCCATTAAAATCAGTCAGAAATATAAGTGAAGCAAATTACCGTTGGTATAACGAAGTTTTATTTTATCATGATATAGACTCCGTTTTAAGTCAACGGTCGGGCATGCATAGTGTACCAAATAATATTCAGGATATTGTTTCGTCATTTTATAAATTAAGAATAATTATTTCAGAAAAAGCAGAAATAGGTAGTGTAATAAAAATTGAATCATACTTTGCTGATGAAGTATTTCCTTTATATATCAGGTATAAGGGAATTGAAACAATAAAAACAAAGCTCGGAAAATTTGAATGTATGAAATTTTCGCCGGTAGTTGAAGTTGGACGGGTTTTTAAAACAAAAGACGATATGACAATGTGGTTTTCAAATGACAAGAATCATTTACCAATGCGAATAAAATTTGACCTTTTTATTGGTTCTTTCAAATGCGACCTTATTGAATATTCAAATATAAAATATCCTTTGATAAATATTGATTAAGCTTGAATATTTAGTATGCGTTCACAGTTAATATGAAATTTAAAGTCCCAAATTCCAAGCCCCAAGTCCCAAATTTCAAGGAAAAAAGAACAAAAATGCATAAAAAAAATGATCTTTGCGAAAGATTACTGAAATTTGCAATTGATGTAATTTTATATCTTCGTACTGTAAAAAATACAATAGAAACAATGGATATAAAACGGCAAATTGTCAAAGCGGAAACATCAAGCGGAGCTAATTATGAAGAATCGCAGGGTTCTCCAACAAAACCTGATGCCAAGACTAAAATAGGCATATCGTTAAAAGAAATGCGTGAATCAAACTATTTCTTGCGAATATTCAATCACCTGTCTCT
The Bacteroidales bacterium genome window above contains:
- a CDS encoding DUF3108 domain-containing protein gives rise to the protein MYFPIKNIFSQDTINKPFKEGESLKYSLYYGWIDGGEGTLTLKKEKFNNKEVLHSVLTANTVGITDKIYRVKDIYESYIDIETDLPLKSVRNISEANYRWYNEVLFYHDIDSVLSQRSGMHSVPNNIQDIVSSFYKLRIIISEKAEIGSVIKIESYFADEVFPLYIRYKGIETIKTKLGKFECMKFSPVVEVGRVFKTKDDMTMWFSNDKNHLPMRIKFDLFIGSFKCDLIEYSNIKYPLINID
- a CDS encoding four helix bundle protein, with the protein product MHKKNDLCERLLKFAIDVILYLRTVKNTIETMDIKRQIVKAETSSGANYEESQGSPTKPDAKTKIGISLKEMRESNYFLRIFNHLSL